From Anopheles arabiensis isolate DONGOLA chromosome 3, AaraD3, whole genome shotgun sequence, a single genomic window includes:
- the LOC120902538 gene encoding FK506-binding protein 2 produces MLSKLIVLSCLVAVAICESKLKVDVVSVPEGCTVKSKNGDMLTMHYTGKLTDRTKFDSSFDRDQPFTFQLGAGQVIKGWDQGLTDMCVGEKRMLTIPPELGYGDRGAGNVIPGGATLVFDVELINIGDSPPTTNVFKEIDENKDMQLSREEVSEYLKKQMVAADGGQESEDIKNMIAEHDKLVEEIFQHEDKDKNGYISHDEFSGPKHDEL; encoded by the exons ATGCTTTCCAAACTCATCGTCCTGTCGTGCCTGGTGGCGGTGGCCATCTGCGAGTCCAAGCTGAAGGTGGACGTGGTGAGCGTGCCCGAGGGCTGCACCGTCAAGTCGAAGAACGGCGACATGCTGACGATGCACTACACCGGCAAGCTGACCGACCGAACCAAATTCGACTCCAG CTTCGACCGTGACCAGCCTTTCACGTTCCAGCTCGGAGCCGGCCAGGTTATCAAAGGATGGGACCAGGGACTGACAGACATGTGCGTCG GTGAGAAGCGTATGCTGACCATCCCGCCAGAGCTCGGCTACGGTGACCGAGGTGCCGGAAACGTCATCCCCGGCGGTGCCACCCTCGTGTTCGACGTCGAGCTGATCAACATCGGCGACTCGCCCCCAACCACCAACGTGTTCAAGGAGATCGACGAGAACAAGGACATGCAGCTGAGCCGCGAGGAGGTGAGCGAGTACCTGAAGAAGCAGATGGTCGCCGCCGACGGGGGCCAGGAGTCGGAGGACATCAAGAACATGATCGCCGAGCACGACAAGCTGGTGGAGGAGATCTTCCAACACGAAGACAAGGACAAGAACGGCTACATCTCGCACGACGAGTTCTCCGGACCGAAGCACGACGAGCTGTAA